Proteins encoded within one genomic window of Brassica rapa cultivar Chiifu-401-42 chromosome A09, CAAS_Brap_v3.01, whole genome shotgun sequence:
- the LOC103843393 gene encoding LOW QUALITY PROTEIN: palmitoyl-acyl carrier protein thioesterase, chloroplastic (The sequence of the model RefSeq protein was modified relative to this genomic sequence to represent the inferred CDS: inserted 2 bases in 1 codon) → MVATSATSSFFHVPSSSSLDTNGKGNRVGSTNFAGLNSTPSSGRMKVKPNAQAPPKINGKKANLPGSVEISKADNETSQPAHAPRTFINQLPDWSMLLAAITTIFLAAEKQWMMLDWKPRRSDMIMDPFGLGRIVQEXMFKKNLIWVVARMQVVVDKYPTWGDVVEVDTWVSQSGKNGMRRDWLVRDCNTGEIVTRASSLWVMMNKLTRRLSKIPEEVRGEIEPYFVNSDPVIAEDSRKLTKLDDKTADYVRSGLTPRWSDLDVNQHVNNVKYIGWILESAPAGMLESQKLKSMTLEYRRECGRDSVLQSLTAVSGCDVGNLGTAGEVECQHLLRLQDGAEVVRGRTEWSSKTGATTWDTTTS, encoded by the exons ATGGTGGCTACTTCCGCTACGTCGTCGTTTTTTCATGTTCCATCTTCCTCCTCGCTTGATACTAATGGGAAGGGGAACAGAGTTGGGTCTACTAATTTTGCTGGACTTAACTCAACGCCAAGCTCTGGGAGGATGAAGGTTAAGCCAAACGCTCAGGCTCCACCCAAGATCAACGGGAAGAAAGCTAACTTGCCTGGTTCTGTAGAGATCTCAAAGGCTGACAACGAGACTTCGCAGCCCGCACACGCACCCAGGACGTTTATCAACCAGCTGCCTGACTGGAGCATGCTTCTTGCTGCCATAACAACGATTTTCTTAGCGGCTGAGAAACAGTGGATGATGCTTGACTGGAAACCGAGGCGCTCTGACATGATTATGGATCCTTTTGGTTTAGGGAGAATCGTTCAGGA GATGTTTAAGAAGAACTTGATATGGGTCGTTGCTCGTATGCAGGTTGTCGTTGATAAATATCCTACTTG GGGAGATGTTGTGGAAGTGGATACTTGGGTTAGTCAGTCAGGAAAGAATGGTATGCGTCGTGATTGGCTAGTTCGGGATTGCAATACTGGAGAAATTGTAACGCGAGCATCAAG TTTGTGGGTGATGATGAATAAACTCACAAGGAGATTGTCAAAGATTCCTGAAGAGGTTCGAGGGGAAATAGAGCCTTATTTTGTGAATTCTGATCCTGTCATTGCCGAAGACAGCAGAAAGTTAACAAAACTGGATGACAAGACTGCCGACTATGTTCGTTCTGGTCTCACT CCGAGGTGGAGTGACTTGGATGTTAACCAGCATGTTAACAATGTAAAGTACATCGGGTGGATACTGGAGAGTGCTCCAGCAGGGATGCTGGAGAGTCAGAAGCTGAAAAGCATGACTCTGGAGTATCGCAGGGAGTGCGGGAGAGACAGTGTGCTTCAGTCTCTCACCGCAGTTTCGGGATGTGATGTTGGTAACCTCGGGACAGCCGGGGAAGTGGAGTGTCAGCATTTGCTCCGACTCCAGGATGGAGCTGAAGTggtgagaggaagaacagagtGGAGCTCCAAGACAGGAGCAACAACTTGGGACACTACTACATCGTAA